A window of Symphalangus syndactylus isolate Jambi chromosome X, NHGRI_mSymSyn1-v2.1_pri, whole genome shotgun sequence genomic DNA:
gccttagttttctcacttgtaaaaaaAGGAGTGGGGGCAGTGTGTCATACTAGGCACTTTAATATCTGCCCCTAAGTGATTCTCTGTAAATCCTGGCCACTTAAATGAAATACCCACTCCCATCACACAACTCCATCCAAAGATGCTCTATCTCCCCAAGCACTATGGCTGGGCTTGGCAGAACCATCTCCACTCTTCTAATTCCAGTTCCCCTAGTGACCAAAATCTGCATGGGCAAGATGGTTGCCTGGAACTTTAGACTCTGTCCTCCATACCTGCCCCATGCCCATTTCAACCAGACCAGCTGtgctttttcctgttttatataGAAGCTTCTGGCTAACATTCCATTTGAGAACATGGTTCTTCTACTGAAACCACTCTCATTTTAGTGACGTGGAAACTGACGCCTCAGTGGGAAGGGCCTTGATCAGGATCTGGCAGCAAGGTAGGTACAGAGCCAGGGCTTAATCCTAGGGCTCCTAaggccttttcttgttttttctcctaCTGCAAGTCTGCCTTCCATATGCTATCCTTCTGCCATGCATGTACAACTTTCCTTCTTCTCTGCTACCAACACTCAACCTTGGTGCTCAAAGAACAATGCCCAATTCCCATCGGGGCCTGGAACTAGCACATAAGAGTGATAAGGGCAAGAGAAAAACTGGCCTGAACACatcccttttttcttcctctacatTGCCCCTTTTGCTCCTTTCTTCAAAGCTTCCTCCTGAATACTGCTCTATGTCAGTAAAACCCCTTTAATTCTCAGAGTCATGACTGCATCCTGACCACAGAGTCCACTATGCAGGCTATACCAGAAGCACTGCAGGATGTGGTATCAAGAAGCCTAGGTTCTAGGTCACTAGAACTACCACTACCACTAGTCACTACCACTACCTGTGTGACATTGAGTAAGCTGCTTAATCTCTATGAGCCTCACTTTCTTAACTACTTTTAGGTTTGAGGAAGAAGCCCATGAAATACATAGGAAACCTTATTTgttgaaattattattaatagaagTAGTATTATTAACCAAGTGAATGGCTACTTAAAATACTGCAGGAAGGGGCTCTGAGCTGTCAAAGCAATCCATCTTTTTCAGACCTATGAGACTGGTATTATATCTATGAGAGGCAATTCTCAATTATCCATATGACATATCTCTTTAATAAACAGAATCCCAAACTGGCATACCCTTGCTACTCAATTCACTGTACCACTTCCTTCCCCGTTTGGCAGCCAGTGCATGTTCATACAGTCTCCTTTCCTGCTTGGCGGCCAGTGTGTGCTCAAAGAATACAACCTAAGTTCACTTGTTCTAAAAGAAACCTAAGCCAAGAATAATTAAGAAGGCAAAACTGCTATCCTTAAAACCATTCTGTGTATTCTAAACCTGCTAAAATGGATCTCTGGATTACCTGCTAGATTTAAATAATATCTGTACTCATGTTGATCATTAATATTAATCACAAAATAAGCACATATTGTTGGAGCTAGAAGAAATCTTTGAAGTCATCAAATCCACCTATCCTTATTTTGCTGATGAAGAAAACCAAATTTCAGAGGAGAGAAGTAATTTGCCTGAGGTTACTAGCAAATGAGCAGAATCTTCCCCATCATTATAGCAAATGTGTAggaactgaaattttttttattcctgaaGGGTTCAAACCATCTCACAgctgattattttaaatacaattagGTCTCCAGACTACTCATTCCCAAGGGTTGATTCCTCCTTTTTGGAGTGAGCACAAGCCCCTGGGACTTATCGAGGCTCCCACAGTCCTAGAATAAAATTTCACCATCTGTGGAGCTTGCCTAGTCACATGTGTGATAAGTCAGACAGGCTGAGCTAACATTTCCTATGAAGCATTCCATAGCAGTCATTCTCACCCCTGGCTGAACATTCCCATCACCTCAGGgaacttttagaaaaatattgatGCCAGGAAACCACTACGACCAACTCAATCAGATCTCTCCCAAAGATTCTAGGAATTGTTGTTACTCTTAATattccaggtgattccaatgtgcagccagTGCTGAGAACTACTGGGTTAATGGAAACAattaagcaaaacaacaacagaaacataCACAAAGAGTTTCCGGAACTCTTTGAGCACAAAATATATTCTGTTTTAAAGCTAAATCCATTATATCCTGCTTTTTCAAAGAGGAGAAAGTAATACACAGAAACTACAGTTGTAGTACTGACCCTCAGCCAAATTCTGAACCCAGTTTAGAAACATTTGCATtgtaggcacagaaagaaaacaagaagctCTAGAGCCTGCAACCAGATTTACCATGAGTAAGAGGCCAAGTAACTTATACTCCTTTTTCTGATGGGGCTATCAGTTTGGCAGATGCTTGCTATGAACCTAGCATATCTTGATGCCCACAAAGCATACAACAAATCTATCATGCTATGTTATTCACATTAACACCCTGGTAGGATAAATGCTGGCACAGCCAGGTGCAGTCTGCACTGGTTGACCAGATACATACAAAAATAACAAGTCCCAACTACAAGAGGGGCTCTGGTGAGGTGACAGAAGAGCTAGCATTAATCATATCATAGTAAACGTTTCTTTGAATCAACAACTCGAATGATATTTATTCAGTGTTCAAATAATGCAACACTAGAAGAGGCTGCTAACCTGTTTTgtgacatgaagaaaaaaaataaaaacctcccAAAGGCTAGAACAATAGTCCAACCAAACAAATGGAATTGAACTGATGCAGTGCTAGAAGGGACTGCTAATTTGTAGCAcagtatgaagaaaaaaattttaaaatccacagTAAGCTAGAATAATGGACCAACATATCAAGATAAAATGTAGCAAATGTTCAAAAAACCCTAAAGTGGCCAACTTCACAAGAGAGTAGAGGACTGGACTAGTCAGGAAAGGGTTTGGACCTACATGCTCAAAAGGCTAACTCttaaccctggctgcacatttgAATCACCTTAGggaactttaaattaaaaaataaataaataaagctcccTGGGATCTAGCCCAtgaaaattaaatcagaatctctcagATAGGGGACCTGGCAtgggtatttaaaaaaaagcttCCCAAGTGATCTGAATGTTCAGTGAGGGTTGAGAATCAGTAGAAGGCTGCATTATTAGACATTTCACAGACAAAACAAAGTTCTTTTGCACTTGATCTCAGTCAGGTGGCACCTAGAGTAGCATGAACAGTTCTAGGcagcacatttttaaagaaatatagaaaaataagtatGCTTCAAAGAGAAGAACAATTGTATTAAAACTACAGTTCCTTCAAAACATTCTGTATTTTAGGCTTCAGCAATTCACACTGGCCTTTCACCTTGAAGATCCCAAATAGTGAGTTTTCATAAAACTAAATAGAACTCTGATGCATATTCAAGACAAAAAGGCATTTTATAGAATGAAAATTCTGAGCAAAAGTGCTACACAAATGAAAGTTATTAAAAATGTGAGTAGCTGAGGAAGCTAGTATGACTTCAGGGATGACTCCCaaatctcccttctttcttttctttcctttcattctttttctttctttttttttggggggggggggggacggactctcgctctgtcacccaggctggagtgcagtggcacgatctcggctcattgaatcctccgcctcctgggttcaagcgattctcctgcctcagcctcccaagtatctggactacaggcgcatgccaccacgcccggctaatttttgtatttttagtagagacaaggtttcaccatgttggccaggctggacccgaaatcctgaccccaggtgatccaccggcctcagcctcccaaagtgctgggattacaggggtgagccaccgcgtcagGCCCTCCCTCCCTACATTCAACATCACACTAGCTAGGAATGACCAACTCTGGCTCTCCTCTCTATTTGAAAGGCAGACCCACTCCCATCCCAACAATCTTGCTGACCtttactttcctcatctgtaaaactgggaaTTACAATCATCTCTACCCACTTCACAAGGCTGACGTGATGCTCAAGTTAGAAAGGATGTGAAATTCCTTCGTAAACTCTATAGGCCCATGCACTGATAAGGAGTTATTAGTATTGTCATTACTGGAATGCTTCCTGAGCCTTCTCTCCCCTCTATGTTCTtccacttctagtttttcctcttTGTACTTTGGTGCTAGAGCAAAGTACAATAAACTAAATACAGAGCTAGATCCACCTAAGACAGAAGGAGACACTCTGGGCAGATACTGGAGAAGCTAAACTTTCATCAAGGATTCTTGGAAAGCCAGAGACTCAGTTGGCCTAGAACAAGTTGCAGAGCTGGAAATAAGAGCTAGAGAGTCCAAGACTCCCCTCCTCCATCCCATTTCTTGGGGCAAAGCCACTGGAGCAAGATCCAGATGCCTTGTAGGAGGTCTTCTGAGGAGGCAGTTATTTTGGGAGAAAAGGCTCAATTCTTACATCCCTGCCCAGAGCAAGCACTCTGCAGGCCAAGGGACCAGAAGCTGAGATGGCAGACAAAGGCTAAAGAGGAAGACATGCTTTGTTACCATCCTTCAAACCACCAGACTGGTTGCTCTCAATCTGGGCCTTACCTCAAGGGCAGAAGAGCACCTCACCTACAGCCTTGTTGGGATCTTTCAGCTCCCTAGTAGCTGAATCACACACACACCGGTGGGTGAGAGTCTCTGAGTCAGGGTCCAAGCCCTGTTTACCAGCGCCATTATCAAACTTGCTCTTTCAACTTGTCCAGCCTCCCCCGTCAGAAACTACTACACAAaaaccacagaaagaaaaattcccAAATTCTATAAAGCTAGGCTGATCAGGATTCCCCAAGCCACAGACAAAATTGGGGCATACTGCACAAGCACACTGCAGGTTCTGACAGATGGAGGCTGTCTCAATGGAAGAAGAATGCTGTTCAGTTTGTTCCCACCAAGATATCACTTCACCCCCTCCCTGATGCAGCCAAAAGTTAGggtgaaaaaaattgttttttcaggGCCTGCAGAGCTTCTGGCACTAAAGCTAGGCAGTAAAATGGCACAGTTAATCTTAAGGAGATGGGACTGACTAgaaaggaatttgaaaccaggagttttCTAATAAATAATCTCATAGCTGGATGAGGCTAGGCTCTACATGTCTGCTGTGGACGAGTTTCTGAGGCATTTGCAGGAAATTGGgattctgttctttctttgttcCCTCCCCAAAAGCATCTCTCCAAGTACCGCTAGGCTCTAGTCCCCTTTTTCTAGAGTTATTGGTGCCTGGGCCTTTAAAGGGTGGGCTCTGGAGCTCAGTGGGTGCTCAGTGATACAGGGGTTGCTAGGATACCAGTAGAGggcattttctttaattctttgatGGGGATCCAGCAGCCAAAATCCCTAAGCTGGGATTTTGCCCTCCTACATAGTAAAAGCTTATCCTCTACTCAAAGGggccagagaggaaggaagggaatggaggagCTTTATTGGAAAAAGTTGGGACAAATCAGAGAGGAAaagttctcttctcttttttactTCTCACCCATTTacagtggggaggtgggaggaggaggtggtgtcaggggtaggaagaaaggaagaaggagaaagattaagagagaaggcagaggaggaaggaaaaaagaagacaagtCAAAATGCATAGGGTTCCGTTTCTCTGGGCTGCATTTctcattttctcccactcttttctctttttgctagAGAAAAATATCCTCACAAGTCTGAAGGGGAAATGCCAAACCTTTAGGATTCACATAAGTAAAAAGTCACACTGCTACCTTTTGTTCTCCACTCTCAAATTCCCTTCTGGTTGCTAGATGGTGGCCTGCCATCTGGCTAGCAACATCCCTTTATTTGCCTGGAGACAATTTTAAAAGCGCTAACCCATTTCAACAGCTAAATTACTAATGGAAGGGCTCATTCAAGACACCTCCTTAGCCTGAGGGGTTTTAGGTGGTGAAAAGAGGACTGGCATGGGTGATACCCATCCATCCCAGCATTTGTGAAATCCTTATAGGTCCTAGCACAAGGAGGCTATTCAGAACTGTGGAACTCAATACTGTCTTTCTTCATTCCTACCACCACACCCCGCATCCACACTCAGGAGTGTGctcccccccacacacccccatGAACATACTGCcacacaccctacacacacacacacacacattcccagAAGCTTTCTGCCAAAGGTCTGTCAGGCTCACAGAGGAGAAGGCATTTCGTGACACTACTTAAGTCATAAATCTAGATCAAAGATTAGTCTCAGAGACCCCTTCTccccttgggggaaaaaaagtcaaaaagcattCCCTTATTGCTGTCCCAGTTTCCTTCCCAAATAACTAGGCAAAAAAAATCCCTTCCCTTAAACTTGTTATCCAGGCTCTAGCACCAGAtatccttcccctcctcccatcaCCCTTTgattaacattttgttttccttttcacttgTCTTTCCAGCtcatcccccccaccccacccccaacttcAAGTGTCTAGGGgtcataaaatcataaaatgcaAGAACTTAGAGGTCACCTAGTGGAGCCATCAAAAAATGCCAGTGTTACTGGGAATCCCAAACCTACCGAGGAGGAAAAAAATTGTCCAAGGTCAAACAGCTGctgaatggaaaaaacaaaaaacaaaacaaaaagaaaacaggtcTGCAGCTGCCCAGCATAGAGCCATTCCCCACTCTCCAACACTGTATCAAAACAAAGTGCCCAGACAAGATATAAGCTTACTTTAAATAATACACTGaagctaaggggaaaaaaaaaactcactaaaTTATCTTTGCAAAGAAATACGTTCTCAGTTCCATCCAGGGGGTCTCCACAAACGGACCAAAGAGTAATTAATAAGAATCAATGCCAGCAAACCTCGCAGATCATGTTTACACCATGGTACTAATCTCACAAAAACCTCAGCTTCTCACCCACACCAAGTCAAGGATAGCATGCTTTGAGGCCCAAAACCCCCTCTGACACCATTAAATAATACTCTCTGGGTCCTGTGGCCAAGACAATTTCAAAGGCCCCCTTCACAGCCCCTCTCCTTTCATAATCATTTCCAAAGAGACTGAACAACCGGACATGGAACTTGACAGCATAATGCCAGCAGATTTGCAGATCAGACATGAACAGCCACCCACATGGGTGGAGGGGGAGCATGTGTGTAGATGTGTATGTGCCCTGATTCACTGCTACAATACATGAGCCATAAATGGCATTATTTCAAGCCAGGTAAGCAATGTAATGGGGAAGGCCTGCCTACATTAACAGgggagaaagaaaaccaaaacgcaaaaaaataagtattatacAGACTGGCAtgagagacatttttttttttcctggctctgCCAAGAGCTTTCTCAgaggaaacagaaatataaaaataatagcaatagcaataataacagaaaccaccaccaccatcggATACAGACAAGCAGTCATATCTCAAACTGGAATGTTGCTTCTAGTTCATGTTTTCCATGCTCTCATCCCTTTCCATCTAGACGTTTTTGGGCTTTGGTGGTCAAATTTAGCACCAAAATTTGATAACTCTTAATTTAGCACATTACAGACTTTCAGTTTGTTACAGGAATGTTTCAATTACAGAGACCTCCGATCTTAAAGTAACAAACAGGGGAGCAAACAATAGCATCACCACTTTCTCATCAGCCTTATcaagttatatttaaaatgcagttCAAGAACATCATTGCAAACGAGATTATCCCAAAGGAGCCATATCCAAATACTATTATTCCCAAGGTGGATAAAGAGctggtttttctttcttgcaggtttttttttttttttttttttttttttgatgagacAGACAAAATCCCCAAACTCAAATCCAGGGGTACAATCTTTGGGAAAGAGAGCCCAAATAGCTCTTGTCAAAGTCCTCTCTTGCCAGTTCAAAAAATCAGAGAATGCTTTCACATACTATTTCATGATTCCAAGGaaactgacattttaaatatcttaaagctTTAAGGTTCAAGAAGTGTTTTAAATGtggcttctttcaaaattgaaaattGTGAACCCTGGAGAGCAAATTGAGATTCAAAGGACACAGTCACCAACTGCCAGCACAACACACCCGTGTCACTTCCCAAATTCTTGCTTCTCCTTAGAGACTAAAGAAGCATTTTCCCTAAATCCATTCCTCGCACCGATTATTTTCCCTCTAAATATCCAGTGCAAAGACTGTCTTTCCAACGATGTTAAATATTCATCATGCTCTTCCACAAACCCTTTTCCCCTCAAACAAACCCAAATGCACTCCTGATGGCAAGAGAGAAATTTTTGACTAAAATTCCCTGATGGAGTTTAAAGGTAGTCTTCAAGGAAATGAGTTAAGACACCACAGACAGCAAAGCCACTGTTTAAGGACGCAGAGCTTGCTCCATGAACGCCACATAGATTAAAAatgcacacacgcatgcacacttAAATAGAAAGCATTTCTTCATCAACAATTTCACTCAAGCAATAGGCAACTATACGCGCAGGCATTCTTAAAAGACAAGACACGACAAAAGATTTAGGGAGAGATAATATACCAACGTCATACATATCACAGCGAGGCCATGTTGAAGCTCAAAACGTTTTCCCCCCTGAGTAAGAAagcttgttctttctctctctttccctgtctctgtctgtgattttttttttctcggtGGCTCTCGGGATGAAATCAAAGCGAGAGTTCGCGACAGCTCAGGTGGCTGGACTCCATTCAGCGCGTTCCCAGGAAAAACATGAGTATGACATTGACAAGCAGGAGGACTACAATCACGGCAAAAACGACTACAGTTTGCACATCCAGGGTCATGGTGCAATGCAGAACACTGTAGTGTTCCAGGTGGGGGGCCGGCAGATTGGGAGATGTCAGTCTCTGTTCTGTCAGACTGTCCATACAGCCACCATGCtagaaaggagaggaggaagtaGGGTGGTTAGGGAAGGGCTGGGTTTGGCGCCCGAGTTTAgtcgggggaggggagggggatggggaCGGGGTGCTTGGTTCCCCCCTTCTCAGGATTGGGCTGATCTTTTGTCCCTAGCTGAGAAATCTTAGCTTGCGCTGAAGTCGGCAGAGTCCAGCATTCTCTCTCGGGCGCCACGGGAAAGGCAAAATCCTAGCTTTCAAAGGGAAAGGCGGGGGGAACCTGTGAGTGGTTCTCCGGCGCCTGCTCAGTCTGTCCGGGCGTGCGTCCGTCCGCCTGCCTGGCTACCGGTCAGTCTCAGTCTCCCCTACTCCCTTTACTTCGCTCGTTTTCCTAAGCTTGCTCGCTCTCTTCGCTGGGCTCCCGGCTGCCAGACACTCGTTCGATCCCTGCCTTGCTGGCCCTATCCCTCTTCTCTCCCCATCCCCCGCTCAGCCCATAGGCTGCCTTTTTATTCACCGAGCGACTGCGGGCGCTTGCGTGAGGCGCGGCCAGAGCCACTGACATACCCGCCGACCAATAACAGATGCCGCAGTAGCACGTTCGCTGCCCAGGGGCGGGACTTGCGCTGGCGTGCTAGCCGCGACCGCCAATCAGAGAGCTCAAGGCTCCCAAGCAAGCTCGCTCTCCCCAGACCGGCGAGAGTCACCAGCCATCAGTTCtggtttgggggtggggagctTCTTGGGGGCGGATAGAGGGGGTATATAAAGAGATGGGGAGGAAAAGGactgggaaagagggagagaagggaccCAATAGGATGCAGGGGGAGGAGATCATgtgaagagggagaaaaagaagaaaagaccaggaggaaggagagggaagataatgaaaaaagagaattgtggggaaaggcagaaaaaaggatggggaggagaaagaaggaatgagGGGAAAAAGGATAGGTATCTGTGGAGAATGTATGTGTCTAGCAGCCACTTTGTTTGGAGCCTGGGCCAAGGAGGAAGCAAAGGTGCTTTTGGCCACTGCCTAAGAATTTACAGGCAACTCACAATTAGCTATAAAAAGCCAACAAACCAGTGTTGTGGACAGAATCACAGGGACACACGACAGAATTTCCAAAATCCAATTCTATTTGGCTTTCCCTGATACCACTGCCCTTACCTGGTTAGATTTCCTTTCTTAATTATAGTTTCTTCAGACTAGGACAGTTACCTTGCACTTTTCCAGCATTCTGGGTACTATGAAGGGAAGCCAGCATAGGGTTAAACATTCGCCATGGAAAATCCTCTGTAGAACTTGCAATCTGCTTGTAATCATTGCCCTGCTCTGTGACCTGGTATCTGGAGCTAAGGGGGGAAAAGCCATGGAGTGGAAACCAGAAGGTTTCAAATTTACTCTCAGCCCTACCTCAAACTTGCTGTATGACTTTTGGGCAATTCCCTTTTCTTCTCAGAGGTCTGTCTTCTGTCTCCCTCCTGTCAATGAGGACTTAGACTTATCTGAGAATTCAGTTAAACCTCAAAACACtcacctcagaaaaaaacaatttcagtGGTTCCCTGGGCCTTCAAACCAAGGATTCCCTTATACAGGAGATCTCTCAGAGCCTTTTTGCTCTTA
This region includes:
- the LOC129475131 gene encoding uncharacterized homolog, with product MDSLTEQRLTSPNLPAPHLEHYSVLHCTMTLDVQTVVVFAVIVVLLLVNVILMFFLGTR